AAATTTCTATATTTTTCCCTGATTGTTTTTCTTTTAGATTTTCAAGTATTGAATATCCTTCTTTTTTTACATTTTTTACAAATTCATTTATCTCTTTTAAACTTTCTTTCCATTTTTCTTTTTTGATTCTTTCAAGTTCTTCATTTAACTTTTCATACTTTTCTTTTTCTTCTTTTAGTTTTTGATTAATTTCTAAATATTTTTGATGTTCTTTATAATATTTTTCTTTAAACTGCTCTAATTTTTCTATTGCTTCTTCAAGTTTTATACTATCTTCTTTTAGATAGCTTTTTGCATCTTCTAAAATCTTTTCATTAAATCCAAGTCTTTTTGCTATATAAAAAGCCATACTATTTCCAACAGAGTTATAATAAAGAGTATATGTTGGTGTAAGAGTTTCTTTATCAAATCCTACAGATGCAACATTAAAATAATTATCTGAAAGGGCAAACATTTTTATCTGTTTAAAATGGGATGTGGCTATCACATAACTGTTTTTATTTTTTAAATATTTAAGTATTCCTATTCCAATAGCTGAACCTTCATCTGGATCTGTACCTGGAATTAATTCATCAAGTAAAACTAATGATTTACTATCTACCTTTGAAAGTATATCTTTTATATTTGATATATGCCATGAGTATGTTGATAAATCTTGTTGAATACTTTGAAAATCTCCTATATCTATATATATTCCATCAAAAATTGGTATTTCGCTTTCTTCAGAAACTGGGATTGGAAGTCCTGTTTGATAAATTAAAGCAAGTAGTCCTGTTGTTTTTAAAGCTACTGTTTTTCCACCAGTGTTTGGCCCTGTAATTACAAGTCCTTTTTGTTTTTCATTAATAATTAAATCTATAGGTTTAAAATCTTTACCTTCTAATAAGAATAAAGGATGTTTTGCATTTTTTAAGTATAATCTATCTGAGATTTTTGGTAGTTTTGCATCAGTTTCTTTTGCATATTTGTATATAGTATATAGATAATCAAACTCTATTACTGCTTCAAATGTGCTTTGGATATTTTTTTGTTTTGTTCTTAAAATATCAGTTAAAAACTTTAGTATTTTTCTTATTTCTATTCTTTCTTTTATTTTTAAATCAGAAAGTTTATTATTTAACTCTAAAATAGATATTGGTTCTAAAAATATAGTATGCCCTGAAGATGACCTGTCATGGATAATACCTTTTATTTTTGATGAAAAATTTTCTTTTACAGGAATAACATATCTATCCTTTCTTATTGTGATAATTCTTTCTTGAATTATATCTTCATAATTTGGATTATTTAAAATACTTTCTAAAATATTTGTAATTTTATGTTCAAGCTCTTTTATATCTTTTCTTATTCTTTTTAGGTCTCTACTTGCACTATCTTTTATATATCCTGCTTCATCTATACTATCATTTATAATATTTTCAGTATCTTTTGATGAAAAAAGTTTTTTATATAAATAAAATAGGCTATTTTCTTTTGATAATTTTCCTGAAAAAAAATTTTTTATCTGTCTTGATATGTTTAAAAGCTTAGAAATATTTAGTATTTCATGAGGAGATAAAATACTTTCCTCTATAGCCAAAAGTTTTAAACTTTCTTCTATATCTGGATATTCTGATAAAGGAAAATATCCTTCTTTAAGAACAATTAGGATAAATTCATCAACTTTTTTATGTTTTTTTTGAATTTTTTCTTTATCTGTTAATGGTTTTAAAGATTTTATCTTATTTTTTGTTTTTTCATTTAAAGTAAATTTAGATATGTCTTCTAAAAATTTTGGATATTCTAAAAGCTGTAAATCTTTTTGTCTCATTTTACCTCTTTAAAATTATTTTAATCTTTATATTTTATGACAAAAATTAAGCTTTAACTTACCTTTTTCAAGTATTATAATATTAAGCTAATAAAATTTAGTTGGAGTTTTAGATGCTACTCCATGCAATTGTAAAAGGCAAAGTACAAGGCGTATACTATAGAAAGTTTACAAAGGAAACAGCAGATAGACTTGGTTTAAAAGGTTGGGTAAAAAATCTTCCAGATGGAACAGTAGAAGTTGTAGCAGAAGGAGATGAAGATAAACTAAAGGAGCTGTTAGAAAATCTTTATAAAGGACCTCCTTTAGCCGAAATTATAGATATAGATTATGAATTTTTAAATAAAGATGGAGGATTTACTGATTTTGAGATTAGGTATTAATATATTAACAATTTTATTTTTTACTTTTTCAGTAGCATTTGCAAAGGTTTATATTGTAAAGCCTGGTGATAACTTACATTACATAGCTAAAAAATATAAAGTATCTGTTGATGAGATTATAAAAATAAATCATCTAAGAAAACCTTATATTATTAGACCTGGGCAAAAAATAAAGATTCCTGTTAAACAAAAAAAGAAAACAGAGCAACAAAGTATCAATAACTGTGCTATTACATATAAAGTAAAAGCAGGTGATTCTTTAATAACTATTGCAAAAAAATATCATGTATGGGTTAAAGATTTAAAAAAATTAAATAATTTAAAAGGTAATACTATCAGAGTTGGTCAAATTTTATGTATAAAGAAAGGTAATAAAAATTACCATCAAACAAAAAAAACTAAAAAATCTCCTAAAGTAAAAGTAAAGAAAAAGATAATAAAAAAAATTGTTATACATACTGTAAAACCTGGTGAAAGTATTGCTCTTATAGCAAGAAAATATAATGCATCAGTTAATGAGATTATAAAAATAAATCATCTAAGAAAACCTTATATTATTAGACCTGGGCAAAAAATAAAAATTCCTAAGAAGATAGTAAAAGTTGTAGAAATTACAGAAGAAGAAAAGATAAAACAGATTTCAAAATCTATGCCTTTTGGATTTATATGGCCTGTTGACAAAGGAGTTGTAATAGCTCAATTTGTAAATAGTTCTACTTTAAGACATTTAGGAATAGATATTAAAACAGATTGTAATTATCCAATTAAAGCATCAGAATCTGGGAAAGTTATATATGCAGGAGATAGTATAAAAGCTTTTGGTAATCTTGTAATAATTAAACATAGAAAAAATTACAATACAGTTTATGGCCATATTGGAAAGATAGCTACAAAAGATGGCAAGTATGTTAAAAAAGGAGATATTATAGGATATACAGGAAAATTAAATAATAGTGATGATTGTGGACTTTATTTTGAAATTAGAAAAAATGCAATTCCTGTAGATCCAATAGTATTACTACCAAAGAAAAAAGAGGTTCAAACTAAATGAGTGAAATGTATGAGTTTCCAAGAATAAAAAGACTTCCTCAGTATGTTTTTGCAGTTGTTAACAAACTAAAATCTCAAATGAGAAAAGAAGGTGAAGATATTATAGATTTTGGAATGGGTAATCCAGACCTTCAACCTGCAAAACATATAATTGATAAATTATGTGAATCAGCTAAAAAGAAACATACCCATAGATACTCTATGTCTGAAGGTATTCCAAGACTTAGAAAAGCAATTACAGATTTTTATAAAAGAAGATATGATGTTGACATTGATCCAGAAAAAGAAGCTATAATGACAATTGGTTCAAAAGAAGGAATTTCTCATCTTATGGTAGCTATGCTTGAGCCAGGAGATATAGCCCTTGTGCCAAGTCCAAGATATCCAATCCATTATTATGCACCTGTTATAGCAGGAGCAAGTGTGTTAACTGTACCTCTTCCATTAGAAGGTAGTGATAGCGAAAAACAGGAAAAATTCTTAAAAAATATATATGAAAGTTATGAAGATAGCTATCCAAAAGCTAAAGTACTTCTTTTAAACTTTCCAAATAATCCAACAACTATGTCTGTTGATATTGAGTTCTTCAAAGAGATAGTAAAATTTGCAAAAGGAAAAGGTTTATGGATTATTCATGATTTTGCTTATGCAGATCTTTGTTATGATGGATATAAAGCTCCGTCTATTTTACAGGTAGAAGGTGCTAAAGATGTTGCAGTAGAGCTTTATTCAATGACAAAAGGATTTTCTATGGCAGGATGGAGAGTTGGATTTGTACTTGGAAATGAAACTATTGTTTATAATCTGAAAAGACTTAAAAGCTATTTAGATTATGGAACATTTACACCTATTCAGGTAGCATCTGTGATTGCTCTTGATAGTGATTACTCAATTGTAGAAAAAGCAAGGGATACATATAATAAAAGACTTGATATATTAGTTAAAGGTTTAAATAGAGCAGGTTGGA
The Hydrogenothermus marinus DNA segment above includes these coding regions:
- a CDS encoding endonuclease MutS2, which encodes MRQKDLQLLEYPKFLEDISKFTLNEKTKNKIKSLKPLTDKEKIQKKHKKVDEFILIVLKEGYFPLSEYPDIEESLKLLAIEESILSPHEILNISKLLNISRQIKNFFSGKLSKENSLFYLYKKLFSSKDTENIINDSIDEAGYIKDSASRDLKRIRKDIKELEHKITNILESILNNPNYEDIIQERIITIRKDRYVIPVKENFSSKIKGIIHDRSSSGHTIFLEPISILELNNKLSDLKIKERIEIRKILKFLTDILRTKQKNIQSTFEAVIEFDYLYTIYKYAKETDAKLPKISDRLYLKNAKHPLFLLEGKDFKPIDLIINEKQKGLVITGPNTGGKTVALKTTGLLALIYQTGLPIPVSEESEIPIFDGIYIDIGDFQSIQQDLSTYSWHISNIKDILSKVDSKSLVLLDELIPGTDPDEGSAIGIGILKYLKNKNSYVIATSHFKQIKMFALSDNYFNVASVGFDKETLTPTYTLYYNSVGNSMAFYIAKRLGFNEKILEDAKSYLKEDSIKLEEAIEKLEQFKEKYYKEHQKYLEINQKLKEEKEKYEKLNEELERIKKEKWKESLKEINEFVKNVKKEGYSILENLKEKQSGKNIEIFGKNVKEKISQFSEEDTEIPLIDIGDKVKIKGKNTIGEVISVRETKANVNFNGLKIWVPLKDLEKVEEITSKKKMKFSIKKGKPSVKNEINLIGMTKEEAIKKLSDYLDKAVLAGYSRIRIIHGYGSGVLRKAVREYLDIAPYNISYKDADYQEGGMGVTIAEIK
- a CDS encoding acylphosphatase, with the translated sequence MLLHAIVKGKVQGVYYRKFTKETADRLGLKGWVKNLPDGTVEVVAEGDEDKLKELLENLYKGPPLAEIIDIDYEFLNKDGGFTDFEIRY
- a CDS encoding M23 family metallopeptidase encodes the protein MRLGINILTILFFTFSVAFAKVYIVKPGDNLHYIAKKYKVSVDEIIKINHLRKPYIIRPGQKIKIPVKQKKKTEQQSINNCAITYKVKAGDSLITIAKKYHVWVKDLKKLNNLKGNTIRVGQILCIKKGNKNYHQTKKTKKSPKVKVKKKIIKKIVIHTVKPGESIALIARKYNASVNEIIKINHLRKPYIIRPGQKIKIPKKIVKVVEITEEEKIKQISKSMPFGFIWPVDKGVVIAQFVNSSTLRHLGIDIKTDCNYPIKASESGKVIYAGDSIKAFGNLVIIKHRKNYNTVYGHIGKIATKDGKYVKKGDIIGYTGKLNNSDDCGLYFEIRKNAIPVDPIVLLPKKKEVQTK
- a CDS encoding aminotransferase class I/II-fold pyridoxal phosphate-dependent enzyme; this encodes MSEMYEFPRIKRLPQYVFAVVNKLKSQMRKEGEDIIDFGMGNPDLQPAKHIIDKLCESAKKKHTHRYSMSEGIPRLRKAITDFYKRRYDVDIDPEKEAIMTIGSKEGISHLMVAMLEPGDIALVPSPRYPIHYYAPVIAGASVLTVPLPLEGSDSEKQEKFLKNIYESYEDSYPKAKVLLLNFPNNPTTMSVDIEFFKEIVKFAKGKGLWIIHDFAYADLCYDGYKAPSILQVEGAKDVAVELYSMTKGFSMAGWRVGFVLGNETIVYNLKRLKSYLDYGTFTPIQVASVIALDSDYSIVEKARDTYNKRLDILVKGLNRAGWKVEKPKATMFLWAKIPEQFKDLGSIEFSMKLLKEAKVAVAPGVGFGEHGEGYVRFAVVENEKRIRQAVRNIKKFLQNNK